Proteins from a genomic interval of Leifsonia shinshuensis:
- a CDS encoding NADP-dependent oxidoreductase — protein MPKTMRAALLDAAGDATVLRIGEAPTPDRVNAEFLVKVVAAGVNPLDASTRSGLGVFDAIHSFPAVLGHDFSGVVVESPFAAHPLRPGDEVFGMVMVPRFGGSYAEYVSVPSVSLVRKPATLSHIEAAAAPHAALTAWGMVVELAKAHEGQRVLVHAGTGAVGHFAIQFAAYFGAHVIATTPSTNHSWLRALGAAEVVDEAATGYDPTGLGDTVDVVIDPSPELDRATRALALIRPGGLLVLHVPAGVDPGLAEAAEAAGVRATGYTGAPDGSTLAVIARLLETGSVRVHVDRIFPLDEIAEAHRALEHEHTRGAIVLKVAEG, from the coding sequence ATGCCGAAGACGATGCGCGCCGCACTCCTCGACGCGGCAGGCGACGCGACAGTGCTCCGGATCGGCGAGGCCCCCACGCCCGACCGGGTCAACGCGGAGTTCCTGGTGAAGGTCGTCGCGGCCGGCGTGAACCCGCTGGACGCCTCCACGCGCTCCGGCCTCGGCGTCTTCGACGCGATCCACAGCTTCCCGGCCGTGCTCGGGCACGACTTCAGCGGGGTCGTCGTGGAGTCGCCGTTCGCCGCGCATCCGCTGCGCCCGGGCGACGAGGTCTTCGGGATGGTGATGGTGCCGCGCTTCGGCGGGAGCTACGCCGAGTACGTCTCGGTGCCGAGCGTGAGCCTCGTCCGCAAACCGGCCACGCTCTCCCACATCGAGGCGGCCGCGGCGCCGCACGCCGCGCTCACGGCGTGGGGCATGGTGGTGGAGCTGGCCAAGGCGCACGAGGGCCAGCGCGTCCTCGTCCACGCCGGCACCGGCGCCGTCGGCCACTTCGCGATCCAGTTCGCCGCGTACTTCGGCGCCCACGTGATCGCCACCACGCCCAGCACGAACCACAGCTGGCTGCGCGCCCTGGGCGCCGCCGAGGTGGTGGACGAGGCCGCGACCGGGTACGACCCCACCGGCCTCGGGGACACCGTCGACGTCGTGATCGACCCGTCCCCGGAGCTGGACCGCGCCACGCGCGCGCTCGCGCTCATCCGGCCGGGCGGCCTGCTCGTGCTGCACGTCCCCGCCGGCGTCGACCCCGGGCTCGCCGAGGCGGCAGAAGCCGCCGGGGTGCGGGCGACCGGCTACACGGGCGCGCCGGACGGGAGCACCCTCGCCGTCATCGCCCGCCTGCTGGAGACCGGGAGCGTGCGGGTGCACGTCGACCGGATCTTCCCGCTCGACGAGATCGCGGAGGCCCACCGGGCGCTCGAGCACGAGCACACCCGGGGCGCCATCGTGCTCAAGGTCGCGGAGGGCTGA
- a CDS encoding GNAT family N-acetyltransferase has protein sequence MTVVIRPATPGDAVALASVAAVTFPLACPPHTTEEAKAAFIATVLSAERFGEYTVDPERRLLVAEDAAGEVIGYTMVNLGEPADADVRAALRVRPTAELSKCYVLPGHHGEGVAGRLMEASLAAAAAAGAEGIWLGVNEENARAQRFYGKHGFERVGSKRFLVGDRLEDDWVMERALVSPPRP, from the coding sequence ATGACCGTCGTGATCCGTCCCGCGACCCCCGGCGACGCCGTGGCGCTGGCCTCCGTCGCCGCCGTGACGTTCCCGCTGGCGTGCCCGCCGCACACCACGGAGGAGGCCAAGGCCGCCTTCATCGCGACGGTGCTGTCCGCGGAGCGGTTCGGCGAGTACACAGTCGACCCGGAGCGGCGGCTGCTCGTGGCGGAGGACGCCGCGGGCGAGGTCATCGGCTACACCATGGTGAACCTCGGCGAGCCCGCGGACGCGGACGTGCGCGCGGCCCTCCGGGTGCGCCCCACCGCCGAGCTGAGCAAGTGCTACGTGCTGCCCGGGCATCACGGCGAGGGCGTCGCGGGGCGCCTGATGGAGGCGAGCCTGGCCGCGGCGGCCGCCGCCGGAGCGGAGGGCATCTGGCTCGGCGTCAACGAGGAGAACGCGCGGGCGCAGCGCTTCTACGGCAAGCACGGTTTCGAGCGCGTGGGCTCCAAGCGCTTCCTGGTCGGCGACCGGCTGGAGGACGACTGGGTGATGGAGCGCGCGCTGGTCAGCCCTCCGCGACCTTGA
- a CDS encoding S53 family peptidase has product MKHSRTTDQVIHKRAIGIIATTAAVVAFLMAGAPAANADGRVSYSGSVPSWATAQNDQGAAPADETVQGEIYLPLRDLKGAENLAKQVSNPSLAGYRKALSPAQWIARFSPSQADYASVLAFLKTAGLTIQGTPDSRQYVVFRGTPQQLGSVFGTSLHAYDYAGHRLVAPSSAPSLPAAIGAKVSGVSIEQSRTLTRPDSIVQGDIGASETPQVSRKAATAPVIQTPCSHYVGEHVVTVPPAYNGQTSYSTYNCGYTPQQLRSAYGLTDLTRRGVNGSGQTVAIIDAYASPSILQDANGLAQQNGEPLLTASSYQQLVPPASQFTDQAACQYPSGWQGEQTLDVESVHSVAPGARILYVGGTDCGGGLDIAMSKILDNKLANIVSNSYGNVGEAVPADVIQGEVDLQLQAAGEGIGLYFSSGDHGDEAAPNEVGHPSPDFPASSPWVTSVGGTSLGIDKNGAIAWETGWGDQLDKIVKNPDGTLAYTSALPGALFAGGAGGGVSAVFSAPEYQRGIVPQALSNGYRVSPDVSALADPYTGFQIGIRPIVDDTTLATGDYVNETYGGTSLASPIVAAQIAIVQQATGRTIGFANPTLYAVDRVLPSAFRDVVPQNPPQALVYTSRNSGNSYFITLDQDTSLKTARGYDDVTGLGGVSFTLLSLVAQGRH; this is encoded by the coding sequence GTGAAGCACTCTCGCACCACCGACCAGGTCATCCACAAGAGGGCCATCGGTATCATCGCCACCACGGCCGCCGTGGTGGCGTTTTTGATGGCAGGGGCACCCGCGGCGAACGCCGACGGCCGGGTCTCCTACTCCGGCTCCGTCCCGTCGTGGGCCACCGCCCAGAACGACCAGGGGGCGGCGCCGGCCGACGAGACCGTGCAAGGCGAGATCTATCTGCCGCTGCGCGACCTGAAGGGCGCGGAGAATCTGGCCAAGCAGGTCTCGAATCCGTCGCTGGCCGGCTACCGCAAGGCCCTGAGCCCGGCGCAGTGGATCGCGCGGTTCTCGCCGTCGCAGGCCGACTACGCTTCGGTGCTCGCGTTCCTCAAGACGGCGGGTCTCACCATCCAGGGCACGCCGGACAGCCGTCAGTACGTGGTGTTCCGCGGGACCCCGCAGCAGCTCGGCTCGGTGTTCGGGACCTCCCTGCATGCCTACGACTACGCGGGCCACCGGCTCGTGGCGCCGTCGTCGGCTCCGTCGCTGCCGGCCGCGATCGGAGCGAAGGTCTCCGGCGTCAGCATCGAGCAGTCCCGGACGCTGACGCGGCCGGACTCGATCGTGCAGGGCGACATCGGCGCCTCCGAGACCCCGCAGGTCTCGCGCAAGGCCGCCACTGCTCCGGTGATCCAGACCCCGTGCTCGCACTACGTCGGCGAGCACGTGGTGACGGTTCCTCCCGCGTACAACGGACAGACCAGCTACAGCACCTACAACTGCGGCTACACCCCGCAGCAGCTCCGGAGCGCGTACGGACTGACCGACCTTACCCGCCGCGGCGTCAACGGCAGCGGCCAGACGGTCGCGATCATCGACGCCTACGCCAGCCCGAGCATCCTGCAGGACGCGAACGGCCTCGCACAGCAGAACGGCGAGCCGCTGCTGACGGCGTCGAGCTACCAGCAGCTCGTGCCGCCGGCGTCGCAGTTCACGGATCAGGCGGCCTGCCAGTACCCGAGCGGGTGGCAGGGCGAGCAGACCCTCGACGTCGAGTCCGTGCACTCGGTTGCCCCCGGCGCGCGCATCCTCTACGTGGGCGGCACCGACTGCGGCGGCGGCCTGGACATCGCCATGTCGAAGATCCTCGACAACAAGCTGGCGAACATCGTCAGCAACAGCTACGGGAACGTGGGCGAGGCCGTGCCGGCCGACGTGATCCAGGGCGAGGTGGACCTCCAACTGCAGGCGGCGGGCGAAGGCATCGGCCTGTACTTCTCGAGCGGCGACCACGGGGACGAGGCGGCGCCCAACGAGGTCGGCCACCCGTCGCCCGACTTCCCCGCGTCGTCGCCGTGGGTGACCTCGGTCGGCGGCACCAGCCTCGGCATCGACAAGAACGGCGCGATCGCGTGGGAGACCGGCTGGGGCGACCAGCTCGACAAGATCGTGAAGAACCCCGACGGTACCCTCGCGTACACCTCCGCTCTGCCCGGCGCCCTCTTCGCCGGGGGCGCGGGCGGCGGCGTGAGCGCCGTCTTCTCCGCGCCGGAGTACCAGCGCGGGATCGTGCCGCAGGCGCTGAGCAACGGCTACCGGGTCTCGCCGGACGTCTCGGCGCTGGCCGACCCGTACACCGGCTTCCAGATCGGCATCCGGCCCATCGTCGACGACACGACCCTCGCGACGGGCGACTACGTCAACGAGACCTACGGCGGCACGTCGCTGGCCTCGCCGATCGTCGCCGCCCAGATCGCGATCGTGCAGCAGGCGACCGGGAGGACGATCGGGTTCGCCAACCCGACGCTCTACGCGGTCGACCGGGTGCTGCCGAGCGCGTTCCGCGATGTCGTGCCGCAGAATCCGCCGCAGGCGCTGGTCTACACCAGCCGCAACAGCGGCAACAGCTATTTCATCACGCTCGATCAGGACACGTCGCTGAAGACGGCCAGGGGATACGACGATGTCACCGGCCTCGGCGGCGTCTCGTTCACCCTCCTCAGCCTCGTGGCCCAGGGACGGCACTGA
- the rplA gene encoding 50S ribosomal protein L1 — MAQKSKAYRAAADKIEAGKFYTPTEAVTLAKETGSAKFNSTVEVALKLGVDPRKADQMVRGTVILPHGTGKTARVIVFATGPAAEAAIAAGADEVGGTDLIEKVAGGYTDFDSAVSTPELMGQVGRLGKVLGPRGLMPNPKTGTVTPDVAKAVSDIKGGKIEFRVDKHANVHFVVGKAGFTAEQLDENIKAALDEVVRLKPSAAKGRYIQKGAVSTTFGPGIPLDVNAI; from the coding sequence ATGGCACAGAAGTCCAAGGCCTACCGGGCCGCGGCCGACAAGATCGAGGCCGGCAAGTTCTACACCCCCACCGAGGCCGTCACCCTCGCGAAGGAGACCGGTTCCGCCAAGTTCAACTCGACCGTCGAGGTCGCGCTGAAGCTCGGCGTGGACCCGCGCAAGGCGGACCAGATGGTCCGCGGTACCGTCATCCTTCCTCACGGTACCGGCAAGACCGCGCGCGTCATCGTGTTCGCGACCGGCCCGGCCGCTGAGGCAGCCATCGCCGCGGGCGCCGACGAGGTCGGCGGCACCGACCTGATCGAGAAGGTCGCCGGCGGCTACACCGACTTCGACTCGGCCGTCTCCACCCCGGAGCTCATGGGCCAGGTCGGCCGTCTCGGCAAGGTGCTCGGCCCGCGCGGCCTGATGCCGAACCCGAAGACCGGCACGGTCACCCCGGACGTGGCGAAGGCCGTCTCCGACATCAAGGGCGGAAAGATCGAGTTCCGCGTCGACAAGCACGCCAACGTGCACTTCGTGGTCGGCAAGGCGGGCTTCACCGCCGAGCAGCTCGACGAGAACATCAAGGCCGCCCTCGACGAGGTCGTCCGTCTCAAGCCGTCCGCCGCGAAGGGCCGTTACATCCAGAAGGGCGCCGTGTCGACCACGTTCGGCCCGGGCATCCCGCTGGACGTCAACGCGATCTGA
- the rplK gene encoding 50S ribosomal protein L11 yields MAPKKKVTGLIKLQINAGAANPAPPIGPALGQHGVNIMEFCKAYNAATESQRGNVIPVEITVYEDRSFTFVLKTPPAAELIKKAAGVPKGSGVPHTTKVGKLTQEQVRAIAEQKMVDLNANDIDAASKIIAGTARSMGITVEA; encoded by the coding sequence ATGGCACCGAAGAAGAAGGTCACCGGTCTGATCAAGCTTCAGATCAACGCCGGCGCCGCCAACCCGGCCCCGCCGATCGGCCCGGCCCTGGGTCAGCACGGCGTGAACATCATGGAGTTCTGCAAGGCGTACAACGCCGCGACCGAGTCGCAGCGCGGCAACGTCATCCCGGTGGAGATCACCGTCTACGAGGACCGTTCGTTCACGTTCGTCCTGAAGACCCCGCCGGCCGCAGAGCTGATCAAGAAGGCCGCTGGCGTTCCCAAGGGCTCCGGCGTCCCGCACACCACCAAGGTCGGCAAGCTGACCCAGGAGCAGGTGCGCGCCATCGCCGAGCAGAAGATGGTCGACCTCAACGCCAACGACATCGACGCGGCGTCGAAGATCATCGCAGGCACCGCCCGTTCGATGGGCATCACGGTCGAGGCGTAA
- the nusG gene encoding transcription termination/antitermination protein NusG, which produces MSETNRDDVDWATAAEQSSEDDEAQTGNVLERDEESSDPAEHEALHIVAEDGTEIDLDAVLDAMAEAVDPEADRAVDEALEVDSAEEAEAAQEAVEDEDEAAADPYEEFRAELRAKFGKWYVIHSYAGFERRVKSNIENRMVSMNMEDFIFEVQVPMEDVVEIKNGQRKMVNRVRIPGYVLVRMDLNEDSWSVVRHTPGVTGFVGNAHNPTPLRFEEAFSMLKSLVQVDQAPAKGAAKGQKAAARVIPAEVDFEIGETITIKEGSFAGLPGSISEIKPESGKLTVLVSLFERETPVELSFDQVTKL; this is translated from the coding sequence GTGTCTGAGACGAATCGCGACGACGTCGACTGGGCGACCGCTGCAGAGCAGTCCTCCGAAGACGACGAGGCGCAGACGGGCAACGTCCTGGAGCGCGACGAGGAGTCGTCCGACCCCGCCGAGCACGAGGCGCTGCACATCGTCGCGGAGGACGGCACCGAGATCGACCTGGACGCGGTCCTCGACGCGATGGCCGAGGCCGTCGACCCCGAGGCCGACCGTGCGGTCGACGAGGCCCTCGAGGTCGACTCGGCCGAAGAGGCCGAGGCCGCCCAGGAGGCCGTCGAGGACGAGGACGAGGCCGCCGCGGACCCCTACGAGGAGTTCCGCGCCGAGCTGCGCGCCAAGTTCGGCAAGTGGTACGTCATCCACTCCTACGCCGGCTTCGAGCGCCGCGTGAAGTCCAACATCGAGAACCGCATGGTCTCCATGAACATGGAGGACTTCATCTTCGAGGTCCAGGTCCCCATGGAGGACGTGGTCGAGATCAAGAACGGCCAGCGCAAGATGGTCAACCGCGTGCGCATCCCCGGCTACGTGCTGGTGCGCATGGACCTCAACGAGGACAGCTGGTCCGTCGTCCGCCACACCCCCGGCGTCACCGGGTTCGTCGGCAACGCCCACAACCCGACCCCGCTGCGCTTCGAAGAGGCCTTCTCGATGCTCAAGAGCCTCGTGCAGGTCGACCAGGCCCCGGCCAAGGGCGCCGCGAAGGGCCAGAAGGCCGCCGCGCGCGTCATCCCCGCCGAGGTCGACTTCGAGATCGGCGAGACCATCACCATCAAGGAGGGCTCGTTCGCGGGCCTGCCTGGCTCGATCAGCGAGATCAAGCCGGAGAGCGGCAAGCTCACCGTGCTCGTGTCGCTCTTCGAGCGCGAGACCCCGGTCGAGCTCAGCTTCGACCAGGTCACGAAGCTCTGA
- the secE gene encoding preprotein translocase subunit SecE: protein MARKVIDEPSEEVVANAKKDRAARRNPFARIALFIRQVMGELRKVVTPTRKELLSYTGVVLVFVVIMMAIVSLLDWVFGLGVVWVFGNPK, encoded by the coding sequence GTGGCCCGAAAGGTAATCGACGAGCCGAGCGAGGAAGTCGTCGCCAACGCCAAGAAGGATCGCGCCGCGAGGCGCAACCCCTTCGCGCGGATCGCCCTGTTCATCCGGCAGGTCATGGGCGAGCTCAGGAAGGTCGTCACGCCGACGCGCAAGGAGCTCCTGAGCTACACCGGCGTCGTGCTCGTCTTCGTGGTGATCATGATGGCGATCGTGTCCCTGCTCGACTGGGTGTTCGGTCTCGGCGTGGTGTGGGTCTTCGGGAATCCGAAGTAA
- a CDS encoding LuxR C-terminal-related transcriptional regulator has translation MTDDTAPRPITVVIVDDHSIFRSGLRSDLDDRLRVVAEGQDVDGAVEAIQRTRPDVVLLDVHLPGGAGGGGAEVLRRTAAEHHGTRFLALSVSDAAEDVVGVIRAGARGYLTKGSSGRQVSDAVVAVAGGDAVFSPKLAGFVLDAFGAAAGEQAESTDELDRLSAREREVMRLIARGYAYKEVAAELFISVKTVETHVSAVLRKLQLSSRHELTAWALERKLL, from the coding sequence ATGACCGACGACACCGCACCGCGCCCGATCACGGTCGTGATCGTCGACGACCATTCGATCTTCCGCTCCGGGCTGCGGTCCGACCTGGACGACCGCCTCCGGGTCGTCGCGGAGGGGCAGGACGTCGACGGCGCCGTGGAGGCGATCCAGCGCACGCGTCCCGACGTCGTGCTGCTCGACGTCCACCTCCCCGGCGGGGCGGGCGGCGGCGGCGCGGAGGTGCTGCGCCGCACGGCCGCGGAGCACCACGGCACGCGCTTCCTGGCCCTCAGCGTCTCCGACGCGGCCGAGGACGTCGTGGGCGTCATCCGGGCGGGAGCGCGCGGCTATCTGACCAAGGGCAGCTCCGGACGGCAGGTGAGCGACGCGGTCGTCGCCGTCGCGGGCGGCGACGCGGTGTTCTCGCCCAAGCTCGCCGGGTTCGTGCTCGACGCGTTCGGCGCGGCGGCGGGGGAGCAGGCCGAGAGCACCGACGAGCTCGACCGGCTCTCGGCGCGCGAGCGCGAGGTCATGCGGCTGATCGCGCGCGGCTACGCCTACAAGGAGGTCGCCGCCGAGCTCTTCATCTCGGTCAAGACCGTCGAGACGCACGTCTCCGCCGTGCTGCGCAAACTCCAGCTCTCGTCCCGTCACGAGCTCACCGCGTGGGCCCTGGAGCGCAAGCTGCTCTGA
- a CDS encoding ATP-binding protein: protein MATTPATGARVQRPPLARPRDCVVGGVSVALADHLGWPVTAVRWLFVGTSLIGGAGALLYLWLWALSPLRDPAPGDPDERVTRRVNVPWVLAAFGAAAGLTAIVLVAADASGAAFGAVVASVLLLVAGVVWDQLVDDQSLAPSPLAPATFRLAAGAFLVALALVLSGMQAGRSSGYLWLAIIGATFAGAAVLVAPWALRLWRELIAERTARVREEQRAEMAAHLHDSVLQTLALIQNRAGASSEVGRIARAQERELRDWLYAEGADGAPPEASDLATELREVAAALEVDHAVHFDVVSVGEPVLRAPAELGAAAREAMLNAARHAGGDVSVYVESGAGSADVFVRDRGPGFDIAALPEGRLGVRESIVGRMRRAGGHATVTSRDTGTEIHLTVELPAERE, encoded by the coding sequence ATGGCCACCACTCCAGCGACCGGCGCGCGCGTGCAGCGCCCTCCGCTCGCGCGCCCGCGCGACTGCGTGGTCGGCGGGGTGAGCGTAGCGCTGGCCGACCACCTCGGCTGGCCGGTGACTGCCGTGCGCTGGCTCTTCGTCGGCACCTCCCTGATCGGCGGGGCCGGAGCGCTGCTCTACCTGTGGCTCTGGGCGCTCAGCCCGCTCCGCGACCCGGCTCCCGGCGACCCGGACGAGCGCGTGACGCGCCGCGTGAACGTGCCGTGGGTGCTCGCCGCCTTCGGCGCGGCCGCAGGGCTCACGGCCATCGTCCTGGTGGCCGCCGACGCCTCCGGCGCGGCGTTCGGCGCCGTCGTCGCCTCGGTGCTCCTGCTCGTCGCCGGCGTGGTCTGGGACCAGCTCGTCGACGACCAGAGCCTCGCGCCCTCGCCGCTGGCGCCCGCGACCTTCCGGCTCGCGGCCGGCGCGTTCCTCGTCGCCCTCGCTCTCGTGCTCAGCGGCATGCAGGCGGGCCGCTCCTCCGGGTACCTGTGGCTGGCGATCATCGGGGCGACCTTCGCCGGCGCCGCCGTCCTGGTCGCGCCCTGGGCGCTGCGGCTCTGGCGGGAGCTGATCGCCGAGCGGACCGCTCGCGTGCGCGAGGAGCAGCGCGCGGAGATGGCGGCGCACCTGCACGACTCGGTCCTGCAGACCCTGGCGCTCATCCAGAACCGGGCGGGGGCCTCCAGCGAGGTCGGCAGGATCGCCAGGGCCCAGGAGCGCGAGCTGCGCGACTGGCTGTACGCCGAGGGCGCGGACGGCGCGCCGCCGGAGGCGTCCGACCTCGCCACCGAGCTCCGCGAGGTGGCGGCGGCGCTCGAGGTCGACCACGCCGTGCACTTCGACGTCGTGAGCGTGGGCGAGCCCGTGCTGCGCGCTCCCGCCGAGCTGGGCGCGGCAGCGCGCGAGGCGATGCTCAACGCCGCCCGGCACGCGGGCGGCGACGTCTCCGTCTACGTCGAGTCCGGCGCGGGCAGCGCCGACGTGTTCGTCCGCGACCGCGGCCCCGGCTTCGACATCGCCGCCCTGCCGGAGGGCCGGCTCGGCGTGCGCGAGTCCATCGTCGGCCGGATGCGCCGCGCCGGCGGCCACGCCACGGTGACCTCCCGGGACACCGGGACCGAGATCCACCTGACCGTCGAACTGCCCGCCGAGCGAGAATGA
- a CDS encoding PspC domain-containing protein: MVNDSTTPPTSDGPPPSGGPGSSGAQAGSGPAYGGPQAPYGGPQTGLSGRGTRFFDWMRSLGVTRTDGWIGGVCAGVAYRIGIDPLIVRGIVVVAALLGAPAVLLYALAWALLPDRDGRIHLQRLFEGEFEPPIVAIGVLVVLSLLPWSNGIWWFGGPTGWWDGFGRVFWTLVVLGAATALIVVAARNADHRGWSGRATTATAAAAPERPSDVGAPAASGPATAAAATATAAAAVPAPPTVATVAEPTAPPAPAAGATEQEVADWRTRQAQWKAEHDQWKLRLAEDMRAVKAQRSAQLRAQASAANAEAEARRVAYRAANPRVGAAIGWLSVGLALVAGSLTGALWGPLTGLPGYALTASLAAATLVFGVTVLIAGIARRRSGFLIFLGLLLAALTALAALLPTSPGVRLDAGVTPGRTLSVTPAGNANYLQALGDTTIDLSKAVTAAGTPVVNLAKGPGPTTVIVPADATVRVETATVSAVTVTDPSGAEQVHRCDGGLFGGCATDLVVGPSGPPEAVVRVAQIDAVHIERVQQ; encoded by the coding sequence ATGGTGAACGACAGCACGACCCCTCCGACTTCGGATGGCCCTCCCCCGTCCGGCGGCCCTGGCTCTTCGGGCGCGCAGGCCGGCAGCGGGCCCGCATACGGCGGCCCGCAGGCCCCGTACGGCGGCCCGCAGACCGGCCTCTCCGGCCGCGGCACCCGCTTCTTCGACTGGATGCGCAGCCTCGGCGTCACGCGCACCGACGGCTGGATCGGCGGCGTCTGCGCCGGCGTGGCCTACCGCATCGGGATCGACCCGCTGATCGTCCGCGGGATCGTCGTCGTGGCCGCGCTCCTCGGCGCACCCGCCGTGCTGCTCTACGCCCTCGCCTGGGCGCTGCTGCCGGACCGCGACGGCCGCATCCACCTGCAGCGCCTGTTCGAGGGCGAGTTCGAGCCGCCGATCGTCGCGATCGGCGTGCTCGTGGTGCTCTCGCTGCTGCCCTGGTCGAACGGGATCTGGTGGTTCGGCGGCCCCACCGGCTGGTGGGACGGCTTCGGCAGGGTGTTCTGGACGCTGGTCGTCCTCGGCGCCGCCACCGCCCTCATCGTCGTCGCGGCGCGCAACGCCGACCACCGCGGCTGGTCCGGGCGCGCCACGACCGCGACAGCCGCAGCCGCGCCGGAGCGTCCCTCCGATGTCGGCGCCCCGGCGGCGAGCGGCCCCGCGACCGCAGCGGCAGCCACCGCCACCGCTGCCGCCGCGGTCCCCGCACCGCCGACCGTCGCGACCGTCGCCGAGCCGACCGCGCCTCCCGCCCCCGCCGCGGGAGCGACCGAGCAGGAGGTGGCCGACTGGCGCACCCGCCAGGCCCAGTGGAAGGCGGAGCACGACCAGTGGAAGCTGCGGCTGGCCGAGGACATGCGCGCGGTGAAGGCCCAGCGCTCGGCCCAGCTGCGGGCGCAGGCGTCGGCCGCGAACGCCGAGGCCGAGGCGCGGCGCGTCGCCTACCGCGCCGCCAACCCGCGGGTCGGCGCCGCGATCGGCTGGCTGTCCGTCGGCCTCGCGCTCGTCGCCGGCTCCCTCACCGGGGCGCTCTGGGGTCCGCTGACCGGGCTCCCCGGCTACGCGCTCACCGCCTCCCTCGCCGCGGCCACCCTGGTCTTCGGGGTGACGGTCCTGATCGCGGGGATCGCCCGCCGCCGCAGCGGCTTCCTGATCTTCCTCGGCCTCCTGCTCGCCGCGCTCACCGCCCTGGCCGCGCTGCTGCCGACCTCGCCGGGGGTGCGGCTGGACGCCGGCGTCACCCCGGGGAGGACGCTGTCGGTGACACCGGCGGGGAACGCGAACTACCTCCAGGCCCTCGGCGACACCACGATCGACCTCTCGAAGGCCGTGACCGCCGCGGGGACGCCCGTCGTCAACCTGGCCAAGGGGCCGGGCCCGACCACGGTGATCGTCCCCGCCGACGCCACCGTGCGCGTGGAGACGGCAACCGTCTCCGCGGTCACAGTGACCGACCCGTCCGGCGCCGAGCAGGTGCACCGGTGCGACGGCGGCCTCTTTGGGGGATGCGCCACCGACCTCGTGGTCGGACCGTCGGGGCCGCCGGAGGCCGTCGTCCGGGTGGCGCAGATCGACGCCGTCCACATCGAACGAGTCCAGCAGTGA
- a CDS encoding nucleotidyltransferase family protein, which translates to MKSLVKRPGSWSPSPPPPPAPPTLLLSAAVARLAALDGIRLLVIKGIAADEYELRPAHVSSDVDVLVAEDDHRRLTAALEARGWRRRAHDPDTDTFPVHSASMYHPEWAADIDVHFRYPGLEAAGDLFELIWAQRTVMWCGDQPVRIPGLVDAILIGAVHAIRSRFSQRHRDELRFLVARCARMDVATLLERAERLGALATARPFLEQLKPYEAGFAWGEASLEWRLRTQFPEASERRALLLRRASPRERLSKLRLALFPPPSAFLKETTASRLGPVELAGRYLRRWFRGARALPRVLATLTAAGRDPRRR; encoded by the coding sequence GTGAAAAGCCTGGTGAAACGACCCGGATCGTGGTCGCCCTCCCCGCCTCCCCCGCCCGCGCCGCCGACGCTCCTGCTCAGCGCCGCCGTCGCCCGGCTCGCCGCCCTGGACGGCATCCGCCTCCTCGTCATCAAGGGGATCGCGGCCGACGAGTACGAGCTCCGGCCGGCGCACGTCAGCAGCGACGTGGACGTGCTCGTGGCCGAGGACGACCACCGCCGCCTCACCGCGGCGCTCGAGGCCAGGGGCTGGCGCCGCCGGGCGCACGACCCGGACACCGACACCTTCCCCGTGCACAGCGCGAGCATGTACCACCCGGAGTGGGCGGCGGACATCGACGTCCACTTCCGCTACCCGGGGCTGGAGGCGGCGGGCGACCTGTTCGAGCTGATCTGGGCCCAGCGCACGGTCATGTGGTGCGGCGACCAGCCGGTCCGCATCCCCGGACTCGTCGACGCCATCCTGATCGGAGCGGTCCACGCGATCCGCTCGCGGTTCTCCCAGCGCCACCGCGACGAGCTCCGCTTCCTCGTCGCGCGCTGCGCCCGCATGGACGTCGCGACGCTGCTCGAGCGCGCGGAGCGGCTCGGCGCGCTGGCCACCGCGCGCCCGTTCCTGGAGCAGCTGAAGCCGTACGAGGCGGGCTTCGCGTGGGGCGAGGCGTCGCTCGAATGGCGGCTGCGCACCCAGTTCCCCGAGGCGTCGGAGCGGCGGGCGCTGCTCCTGCGGCGGGCGTCGCCGCGCGAGCGGCTCTCGAAGCTGCGCCTCGCGCTCTTCCCCCCGCCCTCCGCCTTCCTGAAGGAGACGACGGCCAGCCGGCTCGGGCCGGTGGAGCTGGCCGGGCGCTACCTGCGGCGCTGGTTCCGCGGCGCGCGGGCGCTCCCGCGGGTGCTCGCGACGCTGACCGCGGCGGGCCGGGACCCGCGCCGGCGCTGA